The DNA window TCCTCGTTCTGGTGCAGCCGGCCGAGTTCATCACCATCGGCTTCGCCGCCATCGGCTCGATGCTGATTTCGGTGCCGATCAAGACGCTGAAAACGATCATGGGCGACATCGCGGGCGTCATCAAAGGCGGCGGCCCCGATCGGTCGCTTTACATCGAGGTGTTGCAACTTCTCAACGACCTGTTTCAAATTGCCCGCAAAGACGGGATTATCGCCCTCGAACCGCACGTCAACGAACCGAAAGAAAGCGCCGTTTTCCAGAAGTACCCTCGCATTCTGCAGAATCACTCCGCACTGCCGTTCATCTGCGATACCATTAAGCTGTTCCTCGCGGGCAGCGTTCCGGCGCACGAGATCGAATCGCTGATGGACGCGGAGATTGACACGCACCACGAGGAAGCTCAGGTTCGTCCGGCCACGCTGGCGCGAGTCGGCGATTCGCTGCCGGGTCTGGGAATCGTGGCCGCCGTATTGGGAATTATCGTTACCATGGGTAAAATGGACGCGGGCGCGGCGGTGGTGGGTCATCACGTGGCGGCGGCCCTGGTGGGAACCTTCCTCGGCGTGCTCTTGGCCTACGGATTCGTCAATCCGCTGGCCGCCAACATCGAAACGAAACTGCGCAGCGATTCGCGTCTGCTTTACGTCATCAAGGCGGGTATCACGGCGTTCGCCAAAGGCATGGCGCCGTCGGTATCGGTCGAGTTCGCGCGGCGGGCAATCTTCCACAGCGAACGGCCGAGCTTCGAGGAGGTCGAAGAGATGATGCGGCAAGCCCGGAGCACAGGAAAGTCATGAGCGGAACCGATCAGAAACATCATGACGAAGCTCCCGTCATCCGCATTATCAATAAGCGCGGTCACGGCGGCGGGCATCACGGCGGAGCGTGG is part of the bacterium genome and encodes:
- the motA gene encoding flagellar motor stator protein MotA — its product is MLAIIGIVVVIVGVVGGFSIAGGELLVLVQPAEFITIGFAAIGSMLISVPIKTLKTIMGDIAGVIKGGGPDRSLYIEVLQLLNDLFQIARKDGIIALEPHVNEPKESAVFQKYPRILQNHSALPFICDTIKLFLAGSVPAHEIESLMDAEIDTHHEEAQVRPATLARVGDSLPGLGIVAAVLGIIVTMGKMDAGAAVVGHHVAAALVGTFLGVLLAYGFVNPLAANIETKLRSDSRLLYVIKAGITAFAKGMAPSVSVEFARRAIFHSERPSFEEVEEMMRQARSTGKS